A genomic stretch from Helianthus annuus cultivar XRQ/B chromosome 1, HanXRQr2.0-SUNRISE, whole genome shotgun sequence includes:
- the LOC118490362 gene encoding uncharacterized protein LOC118490362 produces MGSGKMLAGLNRLWKTGLGRHTNDGNLIFVKFIMTNIAKLEFMALDIIGKNYLSWVLDAEIHLNANNLGETIKEGNKANIQDKVKVMIFLRHHIHEALKSEYLTIKDPLVLWTNLKEMYDHQKTVILPRARYEWINLRLQDFKSISEYNSAMFRITSQLILCGENITDKEMLEKTFLTFHPSNVILQQQYRERGFTKYSELISCLLVAEQNNELLMKNHETRPVGATPIPEANVATYNGQSESYGRGRAKEIETNFTYEVTNVDKDHNDTTNLDYDDFLIEPTNLDSGDIVADTTQLDACNFPYI; encoded by the exons ATGGGTTCTGGAAAGatgttagccgggttgaaccggctctggaagacTGGGTTGGGTCGCCATACGAATGATGGGAATTTGATCTTTGTAAAG TTCATCATGACAAATATTGCAAAACTTGAGTTCATGGCTTTAGATATTATTGGGAAAAACTATTTGTCATGGGTATTGGATGCTGAAATACATTTGAATGCCAATAATCTGGGTGAAACAATTAAAGAAGGAAATAAAGCAAACATCCAAGATAAGGTAAAAGTCATGATCTTTTTACGCCATCATATTCATGAGGCTTTGAAAAGTGAGTATCTCACTATCAAGGATCCACTTGTCCTTTGGACCAACCTGAAAGAAATGTATGACCACCAGAAAACGGTAATATTACCGAGAGCTCGTTACGAGTGGATCAATTTAAGATTGCAAGACTTTAAGTCTATAAGCGAGTACAACTCGGCAATGTTTAGAATCACATCACAATTGATTCTATGTGGTGAAAATATTACTGATAAGGAAATGTTGGAAAAAACATTCTTAACCTTTCACCCCTCAAATGTGATACTACAACAACAATATCGTGAAAGGGGTTTCACCAAATATAGTGAGTTAATATCATGTTTGCTTGTGGCCGAGCAAAACAATGAGCTCTTAATGAAAAATCATGAGACTCGTCCGGTTGGAGCAACCCCAATCCCTGAAGCTAATGTGGCAACATATAATGGTCAAAGTGAAAGTTACGGACGTGGTCGAG CAAAAGAAATAGAGACAAATTTTACATATGAGGTTACCAATGTTGATAAAGACCATAATGATACAACTAATCTGGATTATGATGATTTCCTTATTGAGCCAACTAACTTGGATTCTGGTGATATCGTGGCTGATACAACCCAGTTGGATGCTTGCAATTTTCCTTACATATGA